Proteins encoded within one genomic window of Thermodesulfobacteriota bacterium:
- a CDS encoding YlxR family protein, which translates to MPRRRCVGCGLTRDKGYLVRFVSVEGRLVPDFKKRMPGRGLYLCPSRGCVVSACEKKGAFSRALRTAVTVPDTEELWEEIPEGSD; encoded by the coding sequence ATGCCCCGGAGAAGGTGCGTCGGCTGCGGCCTTACGAGGGATAAGGGATATCTTGTAAGGTTCGTATCGGTAGAGGGCAGGCTGGTCCCGGACTTTAAGAAAAGGATGCCCGGAAGGGGGCTTTACCTTTGTCCCTCAAGGGGCTGCGTTGTCAGCGCGTGTGAAAAGAAGGGGGCCTTTTCAAGGGCCCTTAGGACGGCCGTGACCGTGCCGGACACAGAAGAGTTATGGGAGGAGATACCCGAAGGGTCCGACTGA